A genomic window from Streptomyces brevispora includes:
- a CDS encoding ABC transporter substrate-binding protein: MVERVPPHAAQPRSRLRILLASGAAALGLAAASVVPGVPLGAAAPQQAQAADSGRTTLTVAVAQSVDSLSPFLAQKLLSTSVSRLMYDFLTNYDAKDNHAIPGLATKWEPSADKLTWTYTIRSNSKWSDGQQATAEDAAWTFNKLMTDEGAAQANGNFVTNFKKVTAPSPTKLVIELKEPQATMAALDVPIVPKHVWEKVGDFSKFNNDTKFPIVGNGPFILSDYKVDQYVKLTANKDFWRGSPKFDEVVFKTYKDQDAAVAALRKGEVSFVAGSPALTPAQAASLKGEKNVKVNEGPGRRFFALATNPGAQTKDGKKFGNGNKALLDQKVRQALFLSIDRKTIIDKVFQGHAVEGQGYIPPRFSAYYWQPSGSQSLAYDPAKAAQLLDQAGYRLKGDQRVGKDGKPLDLRILCHATDPNDKAIGKYLKEWWGKLGIGLKVDCLDDVSVPWYAGEYDLAFDGWSVNPDPDFVLGIHTCAALPTKAKASASTDNFICDKTYDDLYKKQLAEYDPAKRADIVKQMQSWMYDSGYMNVIAYPNAVEAYRTDQIKSITTMPEAAGNIYGQDGYWSWWSAVPAGSGGDADSDSGSGSTGVVIGIVVVVVVLAGGGFLVMRRRRTTSDDRE, from the coding sequence ATGGTCGAAAGAGTTCCACCACACGCCGCCCAGCCACGCTCACGTCTGCGTATCCTCCTGGCCTCCGGTGCCGCCGCCCTCGGGCTCGCAGCCGCGTCCGTCGTGCCAGGGGTACCCCTCGGGGCCGCCGCGCCCCAGCAGGCGCAGGCCGCCGACAGCGGCAGGACGACACTGACCGTCGCGGTCGCGCAGAGCGTCGACTCACTGAGTCCGTTCCTCGCCCAGAAGCTGCTGAGCACCAGCGTCTCCCGGCTGATGTACGACTTCCTGACGAACTACGACGCCAAGGACAACCACGCGATCCCGGGCCTCGCCACCAAGTGGGAGCCTTCCGCGGACAAGCTGACGTGGACGTACACCATTCGGTCCAACTCCAAGTGGTCCGACGGTCAGCAGGCCACCGCCGAGGACGCCGCCTGGACGTTCAACAAGCTCATGACCGACGAGGGCGCCGCCCAGGCCAACGGCAACTTCGTCACCAACTTCAAGAAGGTGACGGCTCCCAGCCCGACGAAGCTGGTCATCGAGCTCAAGGAGCCGCAGGCCACCATGGCCGCGCTCGACGTTCCGATCGTCCCCAAGCACGTCTGGGAGAAGGTCGGGGACTTCTCGAAGTTCAACAACGACACGAAGTTCCCGATAGTGGGCAACGGGCCCTTCATCCTGTCCGACTACAAGGTCGACCAGTATGTGAAGCTCACCGCCAACAAGGACTTCTGGCGCGGCTCGCCCAAGTTCGACGAGGTGGTCTTCAAGACCTACAAGGACCAGGACGCCGCGGTCGCCGCACTCCGCAAGGGTGAGGTCTCCTTCGTCGCCGGCTCGCCCGCACTGACCCCCGCCCAGGCCGCGTCGCTCAAGGGCGAGAAGAACGTCAAGGTCAACGAGGGCCCCGGCCGCCGGTTCTTCGCCCTCGCCACCAACCCGGGTGCGCAGACCAAGGACGGCAAGAAGTTCGGCAACGGCAACAAGGCCCTGCTCGACCAGAAGGTCCGTCAGGCGCTCTTCCTGTCCATCGACCGCAAGACGATCATCGACAAGGTCTTCCAGGGCCACGCCGTCGAGGGTCAGGGCTACATCCCGCCGCGCTTCTCCGCGTACTACTGGCAGCCGTCCGGGAGCCAGAGCCTCGCCTACGACCCCGCCAAGGCGGCCCAGCTCCTGGACCAGGCGGGCTACAGGCTCAAGGGTGACCAGCGCGTCGGCAAGGACGGCAAGCCGCTCGACCTGCGCATCCTCTGCCACGCCACGGACCCCAACGACAAGGCGATCGGCAAGTACCTCAAGGAGTGGTGGGGCAAGCTCGGCATCGGCCTCAAGGTCGACTGCCTCGACGACGTCTCCGTGCCCTGGTACGCCGGTGAGTACGACCTCGCCTTCGACGGCTGGTCCGTCAACCCGGACCCGGACTTCGTCCTCGGCATCCACACCTGCGCCGCCCTGCCGACCAAGGCGAAGGCGAGCGCGAGCACGGACAACTTCATCTGTGACAAGACGTACGACGACCTGTACAAGAAGCAGCTCGCCGAGTACGACCCGGCCAAGCGGGCGGACATCGTCAAGCAGATGCAGTCCTGGATGTACGACTCCGGGTACATGAACGTCATCGCGTACCCGAACGCGGTCGAGGCCTACCGCACCGACCAGATCAAGTCGATCACGACCATGCCCGAGGCGGCCGGCAACATCTACGGCCAGGACGGCTACTGGAGCTGGTGGTCGGCCGTACCGGCGGGCAGCGGCGGCGACGCGGACAGCGACAGCGGCTCCGGCTCCACCGGGGTCGTCATCGGCATCGTGGTCGTCGTCGTGGTCCTGGCGGGTGGCGGGTTCCTCGTCATGAGGCGCCGTCGCACCACCTCGGACGACCGCGAGTAG
- a CDS encoding ABC transporter permease → MTADSTPALVRQADADTDGPAPAGPPAGRGPRARNTKAYLKYVAAKIVGAAVSLFAVLVTSFFLFRLIPSDPVKQMTGGRPVSAQQLDSLRHQFGLDQPMWQQFTSYVGDALTGDFGTSFQFHAPVMDKITEALPATLLLTGTAYLLYSALGIWLGTRTAWRNGSMSDRFNTALALTLYSVPSFWLGLLLIIVFSVGIGPIPGMFPTGGLESGTETGFAYVLDVAHHMVLPVITLVAVGYAQTLLVMRSSLLDEMGSDYLTTARAKGLRDDTVRRKHAVPNAMLPAFTLMFVNLGQVVAGQILVETVFSWPGLGGLFYQGLSVPDLPLVQGLFFVFATAVILANTLADVLYPLLDPRVGR, encoded by the coding sequence ATGACAGCTGACAGCACTCCGGCGCTCGTGAGACAGGCGGATGCGGACACGGACGGGCCGGCTCCGGCCGGTCCACCGGCCGGCCGCGGGCCACGGGCGCGCAACACGAAGGCCTACCTCAAGTACGTGGCCGCCAAGATCGTCGGCGCGGCAGTCTCGCTGTTCGCCGTTCTGGTCACCAGCTTCTTCCTCTTCCGGCTCATCCCCAGCGACCCGGTGAAGCAGATGACGGGCGGCCGTCCCGTCTCGGCGCAGCAGCTCGACTCGCTGCGTCACCAGTTCGGCCTCGACCAGCCGATGTGGCAGCAGTTCACCAGCTACGTGGGGGACGCGCTCACCGGCGACTTCGGCACCTCGTTCCAGTTCCACGCCCCGGTCATGGACAAGATCACCGAGGCGCTTCCGGCGACGCTGCTGCTCACCGGCACGGCGTACCTCCTCTACAGCGCGCTCGGCATCTGGCTGGGTACCCGTACCGCCTGGCGCAACGGTTCCATGAGCGACCGGTTCAACACCGCGCTCGCGCTCACGCTCTACTCGGTGCCGTCGTTCTGGCTGGGTCTGCTGCTGATCATCGTCTTCTCGGTGGGCATCGGGCCGATTCCGGGCATGTTCCCGACCGGCGGCCTGGAGTCGGGCACCGAGACGGGCTTCGCCTACGTCCTCGATGTCGCGCACCACATGGTGCTCCCGGTGATCACCCTGGTCGCGGTCGGCTATGCGCAGACGCTTCTGGTGATGCGCTCCTCGCTGCTCGACGAGATGGGCAGCGACTATCTGACGACGGCCCGCGCGAAGGGGCTGCGCGACGACACGGTCCGCCGCAAGCACGCCGTCCCCAACGCGATGCTGCCGGCCTTCACGCTGATGTTCGTCAACCTGGGGCAGGTGGTCGCCGGACAGATCCTGGTCGAGACCGTGTTCTCCTGGCCGGGCCTGGGCGGCCTCTTCTACCAGGGGCTCAGCGTCCCTGACCTGCCACTCGTCCAAGGGCTGTTCTTCGTCTTCGCCACCGCGGTGATCCTGGCGAACACCCTGGCCGATGTGCTGTATCCGCTGCTCGATCCCCGGGTGGGCCGATGA
- a CDS encoding ABC transporter permease produces the protein MPASTPEAEKPTPEGPGAAAAKSPRALARARKRRSVARFWREYRRHPGGLWGLAGLILIGLIALFAPALVGTDSQSVTAAPGGALEAPSGEFPLGTDQFGRSVLALLVWGARVSLTVGLLAAFLCVAIGTVVGILAGHFRGWYSTVLMRVTDWFLVMPTLVLAIALATVMDRSLWTVIIAIGVTTWPTTARLVRAQTLAVESRPYIERARALGGGHGHIMSRHVLPNVMPLVLAQTTLVISSAILTEATLAFLGLGDPTITSWGGMLQDAREAGAVSAGDWWYLAPPGIAIALVALAFTLCGRAIESVLNPKLGVAR, from the coding sequence ATGCCCGCCTCCACGCCCGAGGCCGAGAAGCCGACGCCCGAAGGGCCCGGGGCCGCGGCGGCCAAAAGCCCTCGCGCGCTGGCACGGGCCCGCAAGCGCCGCTCCGTGGCCCGCTTCTGGCGCGAGTACCGCAGGCACCCTGGCGGCCTGTGGGGCCTGGCCGGGCTCATCCTGATCGGGCTGATCGCCCTGTTCGCGCCGGCGCTGGTCGGTACCGACTCGCAGAGCGTCACCGCCGCCCCGGGCGGTGCGCTGGAGGCGCCGAGCGGTGAGTTCCCGCTCGGCACGGACCAGTTCGGACGGAGCGTGCTCGCCCTGCTGGTGTGGGGAGCACGGGTCTCGCTGACGGTGGGGCTGCTCGCGGCGTTCCTGTGCGTCGCCATCGGTACGGTCGTCGGCATCCTCGCCGGACACTTCCGCGGCTGGTACTCGACGGTCCTGATGCGGGTCACCGACTGGTTCCTGGTGATGCCGACCCTGGTCCTGGCGATCGCGCTCGCCACCGTGATGGACCGCTCCCTGTGGACGGTCATCATCGCGATCGGCGTCACCACCTGGCCGACGACGGCCCGTCTGGTGCGGGCGCAGACGCTGGCCGTGGAGTCCCGCCCCTACATCGAACGGGCCCGGGCGCTGGGCGGCGGCCACGGCCACATCATGAGCCGTCACGTGCTGCCGAACGTGATGCCGCTGGTCCTCGCCCAGACCACGCTGGTGATCTCCAGCGCGATCCTGACCGAGGCCACCCTGGCCTTCCTCGGCCTCGGCGACCCGACCATCACCTCATGGGGCGGCATGCTCCAGGACGCGCGCGAGGCCGGCGCCGTGAGCGCGGGCGACTGGTGGTACCTGGCGCCGCCCGGTATCGCCATCGCCCTGGTCGCGCTGGCGTTCACCCTGTGCGGGCGCGCCATCGAGTCCGTCCTCAATCCCAAGCTGGGGGTGGCCCGTTGA